CATCTGCTACGACATTACCACCAAACCCCCGGCGACCATCGAGTGGGAATAAATATGCACCGCATCCCACCGGACGGATATTGATTTAGAGGAAAGATGACAACATGAACGAAGTATTGCTTATCCTCACAGACGACTGGGCTGATTGGGAAGCGAGTTATGCGATCGCCGAAATCAACAAGTCAAAAAAATATCGCATCAAGACCGTTGCGGTTGATAAGAACCCGAAGGTTTCCATCGGCGGAATCAGAGCCGAGATTGACGAAATGATCTCGGAAAATCTGCCACTGGATGATGTTTCAATGCTCATTCTTCCCGGCGGCTTTTCCTGGTCCGAGAACCGGTACGATGTAATCGCCGCGCTGGTCAGGAGAGCTGCTGCGGCAGGTATTCCTGTGGCGGCAATCTGCGGAGGAGCGGTGTTTCTCGGGAAACACGGATTTTTGGATAAGGTCAGGCATAACGGCGATACACTGGAATACTTCCTTCAGCAGAAGGAATATCACGCTCAGGACTATTATGTTGCCAAACAGGCTGTCTCCGACGGCGGTTTCATTACGGCCAACGAGACAGCAGCCCTTGAATTCGCATACGAAATCTTCAAGGCGTTGAAAATGGACGACGACGCAGCCATCGACAGTTGGTATGATACCTATAAAAACGGAATGATGCGGTAAGAAGATGTAAGGCAGCCGTAAAAAAGAGAGGCATAAAATGTTCAACCCAGAGACAACAGATTATATTGAAAAATTAATCCGCGAAAAAAGACAGGGCGAAGAGAAACCGGACCATTTTGACATGGACATACAAGGTGAAGGGAAATCCCATTTTCAAATCGTGGACAGCGAACTCAATCGGGATGCGATTATTTTTACAACTGCACTGGCGAGAATCGCCGGGTTGAATACGGTCGTTTATCATAAATTCACAGCGAACGGCGAACTGTTTGTGTACAGCGATTATTTTAATCCGGGGAAAGATTGGTTTTCGGGAGACGGATTGATCGGCAGTTATGATATCGATGAGATTAAAAACGAATTTCGAAGCAAAGCCCCTGTTCACGGGTATGAAATGTTTAAAAAATACTGCTCCATGATTATTTTGGACATCTTTACGTTAAATTGCGACAGAACCCATAACAATTGGCTTTATAACGGAAAAGACATTTTATCCTATGATTATGATTTCACTTTCGGCTCAGCGCAATTGCTCCATGGGGTGAGTAATGACAAATTGATCCGCTTGTTATCGACGGGTATTGCCGATTCCTTTGAAGGGTGTAAAAATGAATTTTTGAATGATTCGTTTCGAAAAAAAGGGAAACTCGGCACCGATGACTTAATCCAATATACGATGCAGAAATCGTGCAAGCTTTCGCCCGCACACACCAGATTCGCGGAACATGGCGTTGAAGTAGGTTTATTAGACAGTTTTCGGGGATTGATTCATTATTTTAATACGCAAAATAGCGGAACAGAGTTGATTAATTTTTACATGAACCTAACAGCCGACCGCGTTTTTGAGAGTATCCCGGAGGAATCGAAAATTACACTGCAGGGGAACAAACGATATCTGGAATCCTTGTTTGAAAATGTGAAGTGTATTATAAAAAATTGATCAGCGCTGATGTACATAGAAGAACATACAAAAACGAAAGGAAACTATATGAAAATACTCGGCTACATACTGATCATTGCAGGATTGGGGGTCATGGCTTTTAACGGCAGCCCACGGCGTTGGGAAAAAGGAACTGTTTTGAAACACATCTTAATCGATGTGGGCGGTGTAGCTGTGGCGTTAGCGGGGCTTTGGCTGATCGGAAAATAAATGAGGATTTAAAAATGTTTGGAGGACTATTTTTAGACGGGGGTAATATGAAGCCACTTACTGTTTACTTTCACCTTGATTTTTAAGTGGCTTCACTATATCATTTCGGTATAAAACATACACCCAAAAACGAAAGGAAAGAAAAGAGATGAAAACATTCACGGTGAAAAACAGGTATCTGGTACTGGCATTCGGCATGGTGCTGCAGCTTTGCGCGGGCATTATCTACATGTGGAGCGTGTTCAAGGGGCCGGTCGCGACTTACCTCACGTGGGACGCTGCCGCCGCGGCGATCACATCCTCCATCATGCTTGCGGCGTTTGTCCTCGGCATCATTTTCGGAGGACGACTGCAGGACAAATTCGGACCCGCGCCCGTCGCGCTGCTCGGCAGCGTTTTGCTCGGTCTCGGCATGATTCTGAGCAGTTTCGTCCCAGCGTCGGCGCCCTGGTTGATTTACGTGTTTTACGGTGTGATCGGCGGTTTCGGCGTGGGCTGTGTCTATACTACAACTGTATCAGTTATACAAAAATGGTTTTTTGATAAGCGCGGATTCGCCACCGGCATGATGGTCGGCGCGTTCGGGCTTTCGTTGGTGTTGTTTGCGCCCGTCACCAAGACGCTGCTTGCGGGTTGGGGCGTCCCGAAGACCTTTCTTGCGATCGGCATCACATTTTTGGTGATCTGCTCGGTATGTTCGCTGTTTTTAGCCAACCCGGAGGTAAAACCGCAGGCGGGTTCGGCACAGAGCACCCAAAAGCAATTCACCACCAAGGAGATGCTCAAAACCAAAGAATTTTATCTGCTCACGCTCTCGCTGTTCTTCGTTTTGCCCGCGTACTTTATTTTGAATCCGCTGTTTATGTCACTCGGCGTTGAGCGCGGACTGACCGAAAACATGGCGGCGGTCGGCGTGATGATCACGGGTATCGCCAGCGCGGGAGGTCGCCTTTTTACTTCGTGGTATTCCGATTATGTCGGCAGAAAAGCGGGCATCATGACCATCTCGATTTTAACGCTTGCGGCTTCGCTTGGGATGATCGTTGCTCAAAATGTCGTGTTCTTAATCTGCCTTGCTGTGATCGCGTTTTGCTTCGGCGGAGCTGCGAGCGTGTTTGCGGCTACGGCGGCAGACCTGTTCGGCACCAAGCACATCGGTTTGAATTACGGCCTTGTGATGATCGGATTCGGGGCTTCGGCGCTGATCTTCCCGATCATATCCAGCAAGCTGGCAGCAACAGGTGTCTTTACATACTCGTTCATCGTCGCGGCGGTCACCTGTGCGATCACATTAGTACTTGCGGCGTTTTTGAAAATTCCGAAAAAGGCAAAGAAGTAAAAATAGTTTTTAGTTTATATTTATGATTATAAAAGAACAATTTGAACAGGCGGCAAACCGCCTATTCGAGTTCTGCCCTTATCCCGCCGTGCGTTATAAAAGCCTGTTTCAACTGCTGGACAGGCCGTATGATGATCTTGATTTGGTAAAGCTGCGCCCGGAGTTTCTCACAAGCGATATCGTTGAGGATCTCTGCCGGACGCAGGCCCCGAACGGCGGCTGGGGGCGGTTGTACGCAAAGGACTATTCGGCCAAAGACAAAATTCCGACCTCGACTGTGGGCATCAACCGCGCGCTATATATCGGCCTGACGCTTGAAGACCGGGATATTTTGCTCTGCGCGCAGGATTATCTCGAGGACTTTTTAAACGGCACACCGCCTGAGCGGCCGCATGAAACCAACGAACGGGCAAAACCGTGGCGAACGGCGCATATCTGTGAGCTGCTCGAATCCATCAGGCCGTATAACGATCTGTGCGATCAGACTTATATCGAGTGGCTGCACATCGCCTCCCGCGCTTATCAGAGCGGCGAATATTCCTATGAGCGAGATGCCGCCGCGCAGCACGAGGTGTTTTGGACGCGGGAAAAAAGAATTATCCCGATACAGGCAGGACTTCTGATGAAGCGCCCGAAGGAAGTACCGCCGAAACTGGAAGAAGCCATGCTGTGCCATTTGGGCGGCAAAGCTTACGAGCACGGTTATTTTTGGCCGAATTGCCCGGCGAAACTTCCCGAGCATTTTGTCTGTAATAAAACTCGCCGGTGGATGTATGCTTTCAATTATATCAATCAATTTCGCGGTTCCGCCCTCTATCTGTCAGATACGGTGCGTTGGTTACTCGAAAACCAAAACGCGGACGGGCTGTGGGACTGGGGCACGCAGACCAAAGACCCGTGGGGTTATTTCGGCTATTTATCCATGAGCCGAAACCGGGTGCATAATCGAATCGTCGATTGCAGCATGGAAATTTTGAACTTTTTAAACGATTACATTAAAAAAAACAAGTTGTAAGCGTTCTTTTTCTTGATAATTCGGCCTTATCATGGTAACATAAAAGCAATGAAATGCCGTTTACGGCTTTAAAACGGAGGTATAGCTTATGTCTTGTTATTATGTGATCGGGGTACGGATGGACAATCGGGTGAACAATGCGGTGAAATTTCAGGAGACGCTGACGAAAAACGGCTGCAAGCTCAGAGCGCGTATCGGCCTGCACGAGGTGAGTGAAGAATCCTGTTCCAACGACGGGCTGATCATTCTTCAACCCTGCGGTAAAAAAGAGGAAGTCGAGCAGTTGGTTCATGACTTAAACAAGCTCGAAGGAATCACCGCAAAGCTGATGGACTTGAATTAAAATAAGCGGATCACTAAGAAAACCGGCTGTCGAATCGACAGCCGGTTTTTGCAGGTGACAATCAATAACTCAAATTTTTGTTTATATTACGCAGCATGAATACGATGAGAAACGAAAGAACCAATACTGCCGCGAAATCGAACGGGCAGGAGCTGATATTCCATAAATTAGTTAGTTTTGAAACCAGCAACATCGCATATGGGCCGTGGATGATATAACATCCGAACATCAACGGGGAAATAAAACCGACAGCGCCCGCGAGTTTGGGCTTTTTATTGATGTTCAGCCGCAGGATAAACAAAAACATCGCTGTGACCCAAAGCATAATGGGGATACTGT
This genomic interval from Oscillospiraceae bacterium contains the following:
- a CDS encoding OFA family MFS transporter encodes the protein MKTFTVKNRYLVLAFGMVLQLCAGIIYMWSVFKGPVATYLTWDAAAAAITSSIMLAAFVLGIIFGGRLQDKFGPAPVALLGSVLLGLGMILSSFVPASAPWLIYVFYGVIGGFGVGCVYTTTVSVIQKWFFDKRGFATGMMVGAFGLSLVLFAPVTKTLLAGWGVPKTFLAIGITFLVICSVCSLFLANPEVKPQAGSAQSTQKQFTTKEMLKTKEFYLLTLSLFFVLPAYFILNPLFMSLGVERGLTENMAAVGVMITGIASAGGRLFTSWYSDYVGRKAGIMTISILTLAASLGMIVAQNVVFLICLAVIAFCFGGAASVFAATAADLFGTKHIGLNYGLVMIGFGASALIFPIISSKLAATGVFTYSFIVAAVTCAITLVLAAFLKIPKKAKK
- a CDS encoding DJ-1/PfpI family protein is translated as MNEVLLILTDDWADWEASYAIAEINKSKKYRIKTVAVDKNPKVSIGGIRAEIDEMISENLPLDDVSMLILPGGFSWSENRYDVIAALVRRAAAAGIPVAAICGGAVFLGKHGFLDKVRHNGDTLEYFLQQKEYHAQDYYVAKQAVSDGGFITANETAALEFAYEIFKALKMDDDAAIDSWYDTYKNGMMR